One window of the Methylocystis parvus OBBP genome contains the following:
- a CDS encoding tetratricopeptide repeat protein, protein MRPGISSLAAVYLFAAFAAPPVAAQTNANADICAAGDDGAFSASQRIAACNALIKAAKRAPKELADALVNRGAANWYVDKMKQAFADLDRAIALDPKNAKAFRERSNAYRSVGDLDRALIDANEAARLDPKDAKALDNRGNVFNENGQYDRAIEDYNEALRLDPTFSMAFRDRGAAYYFKKDYERAIKDCDEAIKLDPRSDRAFSNRGAAYKKLGRNAQAIADESEAIKLDPTVPEYFDNRGLSHAENGEFDRAIIDYDEAIRIDPQAKFLTNRGDSYQAKGELDRAVADYDRALKLNPGFDKAYNNRGAAFRKKGDLDRAIADYEEALRVNPRLDAAAENLAAVRQERDRRNLISERTRPTFACGRGNSAVEKAICSDPDLTRLDRQIDDAYKAALSRLDRRGVARLQKEQRSFIAKRDKSFGDPDYQLKRELEARLSALRAKTGGN, encoded by the coding sequence ATGCGCCCAGGCATCTCATCGCTTGCCGCCGTCTATTTGTTCGCGGCCTTCGCCGCGCCGCCGGTCGCCGCGCAAACGAACGCCAACGCCGACATCTGCGCGGCGGGCGACGACGGGGCTTTCTCGGCCTCGCAGCGCATTGCGGCCTGTAATGCGCTGATCAAGGCCGCGAAGCGCGCGCCGAAAGAACTCGCCGACGCCCTCGTCAATCGCGGCGCGGCGAATTGGTACGTGGATAAAATGAAGCAGGCTTTCGCCGATCTCGATCGCGCCATCGCGCTCGATCCGAAAAACGCCAAGGCCTTTCGCGAACGCTCGAACGCCTATCGTTCCGTTGGCGATCTCGACCGGGCGCTGATCGACGCCAACGAGGCGGCGCGGCTCGATCCGAAGGACGCGAAGGCCCTCGACAATCGCGGCAACGTCTTCAACGAAAACGGGCAATATGACCGCGCGATCGAAGACTATAACGAAGCGCTGCGGCTCGATCCGACTTTCAGCATGGCGTTCAGGGATCGCGGCGCGGCCTATTATTTCAAGAAAGATTACGAACGCGCGATCAAGGACTGTGACGAGGCCATCAAACTCGATCCGCGAAGCGACCGCGCTTTTTCCAATCGCGGCGCCGCGTATAAGAAGCTTGGCCGCAACGCGCAGGCCATCGCCGACGAAAGCGAGGCGATCAAGCTCGATCCGACCGTGCCCGAATATTTCGACAATCGCGGGCTGTCCCACGCGGAAAATGGCGAGTTCGACCGCGCCATCATCGATTACGACGAAGCCATCCGCATCGATCCACAGGCGAAATTCCTGACCAATCGCGGCGACTCCTATCAGGCGAAAGGCGAACTCGACCGCGCCGTCGCCGATTATGACCGCGCGCTCAAACTCAACCCCGGATTTGACAAGGCCTACAACAATCGAGGCGCCGCGTTCCGCAAGAAGGGCGATCTCGATCGCGCGATCGCCGATTATGAGGAGGCGCTGCGGGTCAATCCGCGGCTGGATGCGGCCGCCGAAAATCTTGCGGCCGTCCGGCAGGAGCGCGACCGGCGCAACCTGATTTCCGAGAGGACGCGTCCGACTTTCGCTTGCGGAAGAGGGAACAGCGCCGTCGAAAAGGCCATCTGTTCCGACCCGGACCTCACCCGGCTCGACCGCCAGATCGACGACGCCTATAAGGCCGCGCTTTCGAGATTGGATCGCAGGGGCGTCGCGCGCTTGCAGAAGGAGCAGCGCAGCTTCATCGCCAAGCGCGACAAATCCTTCGGCGATCCCGATTACCAGCTCAAGCGGGAGCTCGAAGCGCGTCTTTCGGCGCTACGCGCGAAGACGGGCGGAAACTGA
- a CDS encoding sensor histidine kinase, translated as MSQAVFAILFGMGLTDQSIFGEALERGQFGLGVIDARLVVASRLGPLSQWLPPAGAPACDAPLLTHMEANFAELRESGEPMVLPSVRVGDEGPRVTVSVSWSENARVYVVVTAPDHAGEQIDRLMASDRREKQILRQQADAAAARLRAADALYRDIVESSDDLVLRFGPDFRLVFANRAAASFLGRAQDALVGAAMSDLFPADGAPWRLARAAEGRAVFEQTARDAKGRVVWLAWEVSFLGPEAGGEFQAVSRDVTAERRLRVAQEKAQEEARAAAIANERLRIAHDLHDTLARSIVTMIAQARLIAKKTGDPEAKAALAELDVEARQGLREAREAIAQTRAARRENVDLRGVAKEFEARRTDIVLTLDFDAETPLAPETETLFAAVLREALRNIELHAGAKRVSISMKSSEAGAEMTIEDDGAGFDPQTPTPGHFGVAGMRERAALAGATLEMESAPGKGTRIRVETCVGAGR; from the coding sequence TTGTCACAGGCCGTTTTCGCTATTCTTTTCGGCATGGGGCTGACGGATCAAAGCATTTTCGGCGAGGCGCTCGAAAGGGGGCAGTTCGGGCTCGGCGTGATCGACGCGCGTCTCGTCGTCGCGAGCCGCCTCGGTCCGTTGAGCCAATGGCTGCCGCCCGCGGGCGCGCCCGCCTGCGACGCGCCTTTGCTGACCCATATGGAGGCGAATTTCGCGGAATTGCGCGAAAGCGGCGAGCCCATGGTTCTGCCCTCGGTGCGCGTCGGCGACGAGGGCCCGCGCGTGACGGTGTCGGTCTCCTGGAGCGAGAATGCGCGCGTCTATGTCGTCGTCACCGCGCCCGACCATGCCGGCGAGCAGATCGACCGGCTCATGGCTTCGGATCGGCGGGAGAAGCAGATCCTGCGGCAGCAGGCTGACGCCGCCGCTGCGCGCCTGCGGGCCGCCGACGCGCTCTATCGCGACATCGTCGAATCCTCCGATGATCTCGTTCTGCGCTTCGGCCCGGATTTCCGGCTCGTCTTCGCGAACCGCGCGGCGGCGAGTTTCCTTGGCCGCGCGCAGGACGCGCTTGTCGGCGCGGCCATGAGCGATCTCTTTCCCGCCGACGGCGCGCCCTGGCGCCTGGCGCGCGCGGCCGAGGGGCGCGCCGTTTTCGAACAGACCGCCCGCGACGCAAAGGGCCGCGTCGTCTGGCTGGCCTGGGAGGTGAGCTTTCTCGGCCCAGAGGCGGGCGGCGAGTTTCAGGCGGTGAGCCGCGACGTCACCGCCGAACGGCGGCTGCGCGTCGCTCAGGAGAAGGCGCAGGAAGAAGCCCGCGCCGCGGCGATCGCCAATGAGCGGCTGCGCATCGCGCATGACCTGCACGACACGCTGGCGCGCTCCATCGTGACGATGATTGCGCAGGCCCGGCTCATCGCCAAGAAGACGGGCGACCCCGAAGCGAAAGCCGCGCTCGCCGAACTCGACGTCGAGGCGCGGCAGGGCCTGCGGGAGGCGCGCGAAGCCATCGCCCAGACCCGCGCGGCGCGGCGCGAGAATGTCGATCTGCGCGGCGTCGCCAAGGAATTCGAGGCGCGGCGGACCGACATCGTCCTGACGCTCGATTTCGACGCAGAAACGCCGCTCGCGCCGGAGACGGAGACGCTCTTCGCCGCCGTGCTGCGCGAGGCTCTGCGCAATATCGAGCTGCATGCCGGCGCAAAGCGCGTCTCGATCTCCATGAAGTCAAGTGAAGCCGGCGCGGAGATGACGATCGAAGACGACGGCGCCGGCTTCGACCCGCAGACCCCGACGCCGGGCCATTTTGGCGTCGCCGGCATGCGCGAGCGCGCCGCGCTGGCGGGCGCGACGCTGGAGATGGAGAGCGCGCCCGGCAAGGGAACGCGGATCAGGGTCGAAACATGCGTCGGAGCCGGGCGCTGA
- a CDS encoding fumarylacetoacetate hydrolase family protein yields the protein MTEGFVFTPSPRPSVAVAGDARRFPVRRIFCVALNYAEHAREMGKEPGAEPPFYFAKPADAVVKDGATIAFPSLTRNLHHEIELVAALHSGGRDIAPQQALDCVFGYAAGIDLTRRDLQTAARNSGKPWDFSKGFDNSAPIGAIRPAAAIGHPASGRIALSVNGGLRQQGDLSDMIWSLPQIIADISRYVALAPGDLIFTGTPSGVAAMQPGDHAEGEIEGVGSVSVSFAA from the coding sequence ATGACCGAAGGCTTCGTCTTTACGCCATCCCCGCGCCCTTCCGTCGCCGTCGCGGGGGACGCCCGCCGCTTTCCGGTGCGCCGCATTTTCTGCGTGGCGCTCAATTACGCCGAGCACGCCCGCGAAATGGGGAAGGAGCCCGGCGCCGAGCCGCCCTTCTATTTCGCCAAGCCCGCCGACGCCGTCGTCAAGGACGGCGCGACCATCGCCTTTCCAAGCCTGACCCGGAATCTGCATCACGAGATCGAGCTGGTCGCCGCGCTCCATTCGGGCGGGCGGGACATTGCGCCGCAACAGGCCCTCGATTGCGTCTTCGGCTACGCCGCCGGGATCGACCTCACGCGGCGAGATCTTCAGACCGCCGCGCGCAATTCGGGCAAGCCATGGGATTTCTCGAAGGGCTTCGACAATTCCGCGCCGATCGGGGCGATCCGCCCGGCGGCCGCGATCGGCCATCCGGCCAGTGGGCGCATCGCGCTCTCGGTCAATGGCGGTCTGCGCCAGCAGGGCGATCTTTCCGACATGATCTGGAGCCTGCCGCAGATCATCGCCGACATTTCCCGCTATGTCGCGCTCGCGCCGGGCGACCTTATCTTCACCGGCACGCCCTCCGGCGTCGCCGCCATGCAGCCGGGCGACCATGCGGAGGGCGAGATCGAGGGGGTGGGGTCGGTCAGCGTCAGCTTCGCAGCCTGA